DNA from Solenopsis invicta isolate M01_SB chromosome 4, UNIL_Sinv_3.0, whole genome shotgun sequence:
ACAGcttgcaatttattaatttttgttatattttgagtttacgttagatttttttttactattttattatcttgacttgtacagctctcaatctattatatttattattatttttatctgtatttatttattttttacattctgacattgaatattgttgttttttcttttttgtgcgGGTTTACTAGACTCATGTTCCGAAAACGATGTCTTTTTGCTCGTTTCTCAAGGTTACCTCTCGAACTAAAACGCTTTTCGACACATTTTGTAAGCATGTTTAAATACGTTTTCGTACCAGCTGATATCGCAGATATATTCGGTAAGATctcaatttattgattaatgttGCGTTAAGTTTTTGATAcgatttgctatttaattgttttgatgTTATAGATTCAAACATTGAACTGAAGATAACTAGTAATTAAATAGTCGAAACGTTTACGTTATTTACattcgtttttattttgtttttggcACACAACACCCAGCACGGCTCCTAAGCTATTCTAGTTTAGATatgaattttgatttaatttatttgatttttttatctcgTGAATCCTTGATTTGTTGTTATAAATATGAAGGATTTATAGGATTTGTTCGGCACTCAgggaaatttttggaattttatttttaaagttaaattctgtttctatttataaaacagctattttatcatctttattttaatgtaaaataatttttcttaacgtAATAATAATCAGTTATAATTAAGTATGACATATACGCGtacatttttgtgaattttatttaagatcagtttatgtacacacacgcgcgcatacgcacgcgcgcgcgcgcgtatatgtgtgcgcgtgtgtgtgagtgcgtgcgcgcgtgtatgtgtgtatatacattctgaagttatattttaaaaattttctattttttttaaattttaaataaatatttctgcaaaatttgaaaattcttagaatttttatacaagatttGTATGAACAATTTGATAAcggttgaaaaattattttacatttaaacccaaaattaatattttatattttgtaaaaaacaattgcttattttaatataattatatattaataatgtattttgttttatttttaaataatttaatctttaaagatGTCATCTCGAGATTATGATAGAAGAAGAGGTGGCAATAGCAGCAATTCAAGCAGGCTGCGGATGGATACGAGCGTATCACAATCCAGACCACATGGCGAGAGTTCTAGTAAGCGGAAGGAGATAGACAATGTAATGCGAAAGGCGCGCGAGTCACAATCAAGCTACTGGAACAAGAAGCTATTGGAAGCAGAAGAACGGGATCCAAACAGGTGGCGTCATAGTGGATATAAAGAGCTATATGTTGGTGGCGGTAGTGAATCCAGCAATAGAGGACACCCTAAAAGTCCGAGAAGCCCGCGATCTCGTAGTCCTCATAGTCCGCGACCTCGCAGCCCCCGAACGAGAAGTCCACGATCGCCACGTGAACGCTCCTCTCGTGAACACAATAAAAACAGATCGGCTGCTCGTAACTCGAGTACAGGCAGCACGTGTTCCGACAGATCGTGTTCTGTTTGTTCGCCGAAAGAACGACGACGCGTTGCACCACTGTCTCGCTCGCACTCGAGATCGATTAGTCCGATACGAACCAGGGCGCATCCTAAAGATGTAATCGCATCCAGTTCGCGTGCTCTACAGCCGCGCACGAGACCACGGTCGCCACCTCTACCGCGGCCGCGTACACCACCATTGACGTCGCAACCGCCGCTGCGTCATCAGAAGGATTACAAGAACCTTAAGGAGAAAGAAGCCAAGGTTCGCCGTAAAGAGAAACATCACAGCAGATTACCGGATGATCCACGAGTACCAGATCCTATCTCATtggtaaattattaatatttagtttttgctatttttattttattgggaGATTGTGACAATCAGTTTTATGGAGAAAGATCAGGATTATTAGCAGTCAGAAAAAACAGAGAAATTAAAGAATCAAGGAATTATATTAACTTATGatgatattaaattgtaatattaattaaaaatttttaaacttaactttaaaaattataaaacagaatatttataattatttaagaaagcattgtttatattttttatgatattttaattttgcaataaacgATTTGCAGTCAttaaggggggggggggaccaCATTAGGAGGCTGTTTTTTAagctttttttactttttttttgagaTGGATAAAATAATTGGAATCTATTTAAACTTTGGTATCATTTTgcgggaaggtaccgatagcgcacagtactattgcacacaagccactcacaaccactcatagcgcttgaacagaagaatatcactaggcaccagccgctgtgattggctgtgtgcaatagtactgtgcgctatcggtaccttccctcATTTTGCTCATAATTTTTACTACATGacatttttttctagtttttatgaaaatatacaaGCTGCCGTCTATCGAAGGTCATTATCAGAGGTTGGTTATTTGCGGGATATATAGAGGTTACAATTTTGATCTGAAAGAAAAATGGCGAATGTTCTGGATTATTGACATGTTTTCTAAGAATATGAATCATTTTGCAActgaaaatgttgaaaattgaatgttttaggtgtttgaaaaagtttcaatttttacaattttctgcaattgttttgcaataaaaaacacTTTTAAGGGGGGATTCCgattttttttgccaaaaacagcaaaatttaggaattttttttccgaaactaatttgaaatttgcaccatgtttttatttattttttaagaacgtacagttttttttgttaatttttaattacgagggctattttttaaataaggtcCATTTGTAAATGAGAGTGAGAATAATACGCGATCGTCGCAGTGCTCATGGGCGTTTGTTCCCAGCATGCTTTGCACGCGTTTAAACGCTATTTGCAGTCGTATCGTCCGTCTGTGTGCGGAGCTGTagaaatttataatgtttaaaaaaattgagttgCCCGCCAACTGTGAGATACGATCTGTAATTTGATTCTTGAGTGCAAGAAACTTGATAGCAGCGGAAATTCACCGTTAGATTTGTGAAGTTTACGATAATACTATGAGTGACAGTAAAGTTCGAAAGTGGGTGAGAATGTTTAAGGACGGGCGGGTTAATGTGCATATTGTAATCATGTCTTTTGGATGGGAGCAACTGGATCATCTCTCTTACAGTCTAGACCTTGCACCCAGCGATTTTCACTTGTTTTGGTACTTAAAAGAATTCCTTGGTGATCAACGGTTCAACAACGACGAAAAAGTGAAAACTGCTGTCATGGATTGGGCTTCTTCACAGGCGGCAGATTTCTTTGACATCGGAATTCAAAAACTTGTTGAGTATTATGACAAATGTTTGAACAAAAATGGCAATTATGTAGAAAATTAGGTAAAAGTATGTagaatatggaaaaaaatacattttaataatatttatagtatttttctttttattaaaaaacggacctcatttaaaaaatatccttCGTATAAATATAGAAGCTacatatgattaaatataacattgcGCAAAATTCTTCATGTACTGGTGTGCACGATTGATCTTCCAGGTAGTCTGAAACAAGAAAAGTGAAATGGCGTTTTACTTTATACACTTGGAGTTTTAGTTTGATAAatcagaattaaataataaaaattattgcgaaagttattaaattttcaaatcaaaactatagtttttactacaaaatttgtccatttttattatgtaaaaaaaaactatataatttatcaatattctgATTCATCGAACGATAAAGTAATGTTTGCTGAACACGCAGGCCAAATTTGAAGGTAATCGATTCAATGGTTACAAAAATATCTTGCACACCATCcgcaaaaatgttattttgagaAAACAGCGTTTAAAGTTtagtttatataagtatatcaAGTACTTACATGACTTTTTGTTACCCAGCTATTCTAGGGCTATATAGTagtttttcctctttttcgtAGAATTGGTTTTGAGTCATTTGTTTGCTTCTACGTTTTGTTTGCTTCTTTTGTTTGCCTCGAGGCTTCATCGCGTTGATCTTTCAATCCAGTATTGATCTTGCTCTTCGGTTTTTATATTTTGGCCTTTTCTTCTATAACTCTTCCTATCATTATCATAGTTTTAAGTACAGCACAAAaacctttattaaaaattccagTTGCTAAATAAGCAgcgatttcaattatttctgaTTCACAATGAGGGTGTTTAGTCGCGAATTGCAGGTAGAGTAAAAactttcattattttgagttttaccatccaaatatttttctaacaattCTCTTGATGATAAATCTTCGAAAATTAGCTTTACGTCTTGCTGAACATCTTCATGTAGTGATGGTTCATGATCGAATTCATCAAGACTTGCGCTCGGGTCAGTAAAGACCGAACTTTGGAAGTTTTACGaattttgaaatgaaattttttggAGATATTCTTGGatgttaaactaaaatattccgTATAAAAtactccgtaaaaaaaaaatcgatttttttaaccCGAAACACCGGAATCCCACCTTAATTAAGATATGTTTCTGCAAGTTGGTTCATGTTCTTAGAAAACATGTCAATAATCCAGAATATTCGCCGTTTTTTTTTCAGATCAAAACTGTGACTTCCACATTTGCCACAAATGACCTGATGATCTTCGATAGACGGCAGCTTGTATCTTAGACATTTTCATAGGAAacaacttgaaaaaaatgtcacatgtagttgaaaatatgaacaaaatgaTACCAAAGTTTAACTTTCAATTAACTAACCGAGTACCCATTTTGTgctttttgtttcaattttgatATGTTTCACTTAAAACAGCGTCAAAAGGCTTTAGATCCCCATTATTTGAAcgattttacgtaaatttaaccgtttatttaaaaacaggaaaaaattttgagtttttGATTGTTGAAGTTGACTAGCCGTTTGTTGACTAATCGGGGTAcccatacagggtgattcagaataaccttatgttcttgaagagacatattcttgaggttattctgaaacaactttttctttggcaaaaatttgtccaaagcgtagtttttaaataataaaaggaaatagttattcaataaccgggcgcgtatagcAGTGAGGCAGGtccggcgcaactcaccgtttgATACGAGCGATTGCGTGAGGCGATAGCTGAGTGAGTGATAAGCTGACAGCTAGAACACTGCTTTTCCTTtcttccccctctctctcactctctctcccgctctttcaaagcctctatcccattctcatttttattcttttcttatttatttatcaattcatacactaacagtgaaataatgctagaattaaaaacaatattcaattatttgacgtcttttaataattctgtacgtgtaaaaaatattttttttagtcaaaaatagtatatttaaaaggcatgattgaaaaatgaaaatgcagagtgaaagagagagagagagagagagagagagagacgagtttgatcaaatttgaacgtgtatactcacttatcatcctacacagcaatcagcctttatcttcacgaagacaaaatatccatattaaactcgagatttttcttttttcttcttaaatcacatcattTGTCACATACACTGCAATCATTCTTTTGATCAAAAAATAGTaacgcatcactttatacaaatcactatcgtcaattattattagtcattattaatcacgcgtgagaattactcaaaaaatgaaaCACGTGCATGTGACCGTGATCTTAAAGATTTCAAGGTCATTCCGGTTTTTGATGGCAGAAAGACTCGTGAGTTTGATATGAGACAAGAGATAGTCGCTCGAGAAACGTGAGCCGTAAACGCGCCGCGAGTGCAACTTTTGGCTCGTCCGGGATGATCGTGAAATCTTCGAATTTATGGTCACAAGccaacagtatttttaatttttaattgttttctgaCTTTTAGAACGTTGATTACACAGTGATATTGCGAACAATAAAACGAGTCGACTGCTTGCTTGTAAAGCAAAGAGGATAACCTAACCTCTTTGTTGTAAACACGTGTCGTGTGTTTGTCGTGTAAACACGTGTTcctttttttgagtaattctcacgcgtgattagtagtgactaatagtgattgacgatagtgattcgtataaagtgatgcgttagtaatttttgatcaaaaaaatgattacagtgattgtgacaagtgatgtgatttaagaagaaaagaaaatttaagtttaatatggatattttgtCTTTGTGAAGATAAAGTGAGTATATACGTTCAAATTTGATTGAACtcgcctttctctctctctctctctctctctctctctttctcttttactctgcatttttattttttaattatgcattttaaatatgctatttttgacttaaaaagaatatttttttacttgtacaaaattattaaaagaaagacgtcaaataattaaatatcgtttttaattctagcattattttagtgtcagagcatgaattgataaataaataagaaaaacatgataatgagaatgggatagaAGTTTTGAGAGAGCggggagaggggggagagagagagagagttgggAGGGAGGGAAAGCAGTGTTCGAGCTATCAGCTGATCATTGCGATCGCTTCACGTAATCGCCCATAACGAACAGTGAATTGTACCGGCCTTGTCTCACCGCTATACCCGCCCaattattggataactatttttttttataatttaaaaactaagctttggacaaatttttgctaaataaaacgtttcagaataacctcagAAATATGACTCTTCaaggacataaggttattct
Protein-coding regions in this window:
- the LOC105206225 gene encoding serine/arginine repetitive matrix protein 1, with the protein product MSSRDYDRRRGGNSSNSSRLRMDTSVSQSRPHGESSSKRKEIDNVMRKARESQSSYWNKKLLEAEERDPNRWRHSGYKELYVGGGSESSNRGHPKSPRSPRSRSPHSPRPRSPRTRSPRSPRERSSREHNKNRSAARNSSTGSTCSDRSCSVCSPKERRRVAPLSRSHSRSISPIRTRAHPKDVIASSSRALQPRTRPRSPPLPRPRTPPLTSQPPLRHQKDYKNLKEKEAKVRRKEKHHSRLPDDPRVPDPISLIRKPVKVEKTHTSHGASQIMRPPPESSPSDDSDSSSTTSHVGPPKMTLSERFGKMAQWSVDRRDMENMRITKDGENAMKVVIEGEERIARLGYDSPPPGHYPESLLAQGPRGFECWDDVRVRYDYYKARGYLRDLTLDDYIKWEEWWYKYQEWLEAERFYEQWASSNRPSGGGSRKRRGRRNNATH